DNA sequence from the Pseudorca crassidens isolate mPseCra1 chromosome 6, mPseCra1.hap1, whole genome shotgun sequence genome:
TCAGAATGCTGGTCCTTGAGTTTCAAATTTAGCTGGCTTCCTCACAGACTCAACAGAAGAGTTgcgggaaggggaggagaaggttAGGGCAGGCTCCACAACTGAGATGAATGGTCTTCACCTAGGCAGGCCACGCTGGCAGGTAAGTCTGTGACATTTGCGACATCAGAAGTACCAGGTCTCCTTGCAGGAAAagccccacccccgacccctgtAAGTCTGGCATCACCCAGTTGCTGAGTTAACACACCAATGCCCAGGGAGGCGGAACACAGCCTCTGTCGTCATTAACTCTTTAGCAAGAAGGTTGGCAGAGGCTGGAAAGCTTGGAGGGCGGCAGGTGCTGGAGAGGAGTGGGGGGAAGGAAGCTAGAAGCTAGAAGCTAAATCACTCCGGCTTTTCACCGCTTTGCCAGATCCAGCTGTACTTAACATCCATATTTTAATCTCGGGGCACTGGAAACCTTCTGTAAAACCCTGTGTATCCGGATGGACGAGGTTCTGACCCTTTTGCTGATGGCAGCAGTCACTGGGGCTGGGAGAAGACCCgtactcccctccccacacttcaggagagtggggagggaagCGAGGGAGACACTGCAGTGGGTAGCCAAGAAGGACTGGTAAACTCTAGGCCCTCAGTCCCTCACATCCTTTCTCCCCTCACCTCCAAGTCCCCGGCATTTATTCCTTGCCTTCTTTTGACCCCGCGGCGTTTCACCGTCGCGTCTCTAGCGCATCCCTAGCTGTGAGCGTCCTAGAAGCTCCTGGCACCGAATATCCCCCTAGTCCCAATTTTGTCCTCCTCCCACCTTGAAACTGGTGCATCCCAAGGCTTTCccgtctcctcctcccctccccccccaatcCCAGATCTGTGCCCAGCTCAGTCCAGCCCTCTTTCCACCAACCTCCCCTGCCTTCTGCTTGCCCCCTCGGCTTTCCTAAGCACTCAGAATCCCTTGCACTCAGGATCCACCCGGGACAGACTCGGCCCGTTGCCCAGGGCCCGCTCCGCCCTACCTGGGAGGCCTAGTGCTAGGCACCTCCtctctcctggcctcagtttaCCTCGGTGTACCATGAGGGGGGAGCTGGCCAAAAAAGCTGGCCTTCCCCCAGCCGCCGCCCGCCCACGCCGTCCGGGACCTAGAGCCCACTCACCTGGTCGCAAGCGCCCGGCGGCTTGCAGGGCCCTGCAGGCGGCCGCCTGAACAGTGAAGTTGGAAGCCGGGTGGCCGGGGCAGTAGGCAGCCGCCTGCACCGGGCCTCCAGCCTGGCGGCCGAATACCGTGCGCAGCAGCGCCTCCAGTAGCCGCAGCTCCGGAGCCACCGCGTCCTCGGGCTCCGCCTCGGCCACCAGCACCCCGACCAACGCCGCGCCGGGCCGCCGCCGGCTGCGCACGTCCCGCAGCATCTCCCGCAGGTGGCGCCGCGGCTCCCGGGCTGCCAGCGATGACGCGCGGCACAGCACGAAGACCAGCGGTGAGCGGATGGCGCGCGCCCGGGTCGCGGGCACCTTCTGCGCCCCCGGCGCCCCGGTCCCCGCGCCCTCGGCCGCCTCGCCGCCCGGCTTGCCCGCGGCTTGCTGGGGCGGGAATACCGCCCGGGCGAAGTCCCACAGCAGCGCGCGGCTCTGCTCGCGCTCCCACAGTTCTCCCACCAGCAACACCTGCCCGCAGCCGCCCGCCGCCTCCACCAGCGCCTGCAAGGGCGGCTCAGCCGCGCGCGCGGGCCGAGCAGCCAGCGCCTCCAGCTCGCGCTCCATGGTCGCCGCCTCCCGCCTTCTGCGGCCGCTGCTGCCCTGCCTGGCCAGCTGCCTGCCTCTCGAGGGggcagcggcagcggcggcggctgagacggcggcggcggcggccgggagGACACGCCCCCGAGGGCTGCGCCCCGCCCGGCCCCCGGCCCATGGGCCGGGATCGCCCAGCTCTAGCCGGCTGCTGGGCGGGAGCGGAGGCTCTCCCCCAGGCCTCTAATGGTGGCGCCTCCCGCAGTCCCTGCGGCAGACGCGGGGAAACTGAGccgttcatccatccatccacccatccatccatccaacatttattgaacacctactaggTGTACAGGACCCGAAGGTAGAGGAAGACAGAAAATTATTATGTGAGCAAATGGACCTTCACAAGCTAGATAGGTCTGAGGCCTGGAGCAGATAGATTTCTGAGTGCTCATGGTTCGGGGACAGGAAGTTTTGGAGGCCGGGCTGCCGGTGACTGCTGCTTTGAAGTGAAGTTGGCGGGTGGGGCAGGGCACCAGATAAGGGGGTAGTGAGGTGAGAAAAGAAGGGAAGCAGGGGTCTCTTCTGTTACTTCTGTCCTTGACTCACCTTTTGGGCCTTCAGCATTTAGAAAACGAATTGAGGGCTCATTGTTTCAACAAGTCCTCATGACCTGCAGGGCATTGTCCTCCGCACTGGGAAATGGAGGCAGATCGTGTTGCTCCCTGTGGAACGGAAAGTCTAGGGGACAGATGCGGGGCACGGATGGTGTTCTGATCTATGTGTGCAGGAGGGGGACAAGAGGATGTCAGTAGGCCAGGTCAGAAGCAGGAatgcatttcctttcattctaagGGTCTAAGTCAGCTTCGTCCGATAGAACATTTGGTGGTGATGGAAGTGTTTTATATTATCTGTACTGTCCAATGCAGTAGCCACTAGACATATGTGCTATTATGGAGCACTTGAAATCTGGCTAGTGCAagatttagattttatttcatttcaattaaGTGTAAATAACCACATGAAGTGAGTGGCTAGGGCATTGGGCAGCGCTGGTCAACGCTCTTTACCTCTCCTCTATTACTCGGTATAGACCAAAGGCCCCTTTGGGTCAATAACTTGTTAATACTCAGCTCTCTCCTTCACCGTATAACCCACAATCTGCTCTTGTAGTTACTGTGTTTCCTGCCCCCTGTAATTATGTTGAAACATCTCCTCCTGGAGAGTTTGTATGTCCATTCAATAAAGCAAACCTTTtctgagcacctcctgtgtgcaAGAAGTGGGGATTCAAACATATCCAAGCAGCTCTGCCCTAAGTCTGATCATCCTACAGTGGTATAGCCAATGTTGGGGGGAAGGACCCCATATCTTTGTTGTGGGCTTTGTTGTGCCTCTCTATACCATCTCTGCCCATGATGGATATCCAGGGGCTTGGGTGGGAAAAACACAAGATATGGAGCAAGAAGCCCTGGGCTGGAGTCAGGTTGGGTTCCAGCACCAGCTCAGTGATTCAGTCAACCAATCTGTATTTATGGAACATCTCTCTACCATGCACTGTGCTGGTGCTGGGAAGACAGCTGTGAACAGGCCAGGTTCCTTTGTGGAGCTGACGGTCTAGTGGAGGCTGGGAGAGAAAGACGAGAAACAAGTAAATTCATAAATAACAGCTTCAGACAGTGGTTGgtgcaatgaaaaaaataatgcaggGCTGACACTATGGTAATGTGCTTGAGATGCTGGCCCATTCCCGTGCAACCCTGAAGATGCCACGGAAGCAAGAAGGAGGTTGAAGAGGACTGAGAAACAAACCTAAAAACTATGAGACGGGCCCTCCCCCACCCTACCTTCCTGGAGGCCGCAGGTGGTTGGGTTGTGGTGTGTGGGAGAGAAACAGAAGTCCTTTCCAGATGATCCTCATCTTCTAAAGTTAaaacaatatgtgtgtgtgtgtctgtgtccagaaGAATATATTCAAAAAGTAGTCATACTCATCTCTAGATAGTAAGAATGacaggtaatttttattttgtcctttttgcttatctgtattttctaactatataaaataaatgggaTACCTTTGTTATAAGAAAACAATGAAAGCTATTAGTTTAATCAGATTTCTGGAAAGTATAAGCCAGGACAGATTTaatcaataaatgaattaagattCATTTCAGCTGCTAATGACACAGACTACAAATAACAGTGGCATAAACAcaatgaaagtttatttttctctcttgtagAAGTTTGGAGGTGGACAGTTTATGGCTGATGTAGTAGCTCTGTTTTACTAGGTCTTTGAAGACTCAGGTTGCATTCCAGATCACTATTCCCCCATCTCTTCTTCATGATTCAAACGCGCAGCTAAAGCTCCAGTCATTACCTCTGTGTTCCAGGCAGCTGGATAGCAGAGGGCTGAGGAAGGAACAAAATTCAATCGACTTCAGATTTCTTTAATAGTAACACTGGATTTAAGAAGATAGGGACTGTCCTGGCGGTGCAATGGTTAAGACCCtgcgcttccgctgcagggggcacaggttctatccctggctggggagctaggATTCtacatgctgtgtggtgcagacaaaaaaaaaaaaaaagatagttgaataatatttttaaagtatcaaaGAGAAAGAACTTTGAAGCTAGATTTTGCTAAATTATCAGGCATATACAGGAGATAACGCCTTTATCACATACAGCCGCTCTTTGAAAGCACCGTTAGAGGAAACATTCCaacaagaagagaaataaatacagGTGTGCTCAACAATAGGGAGTAAGAGGGATTAAATCACTTGTTTAAATTATTCTTGTCTAAGTAAACGGTGCACTGTGGTGCCTGCAAAGCACAGCTCGGGCGGGCAAAGCTGGGAGGGCGGCAGAGTGGCTGGGAGCCCTACCAGGTAAGTGGAAAAGGAATTGGCCCCATTTGGTTACCTTtctgaggaagagaggaaaacttATCAGCTGATTAGAGAGGAACTCTCAGAGGtgccagtgtttttgttttgttttgttttggccgcactgcacggcatgggggatcgaacccgtgccctctgcattggaagtgcagagtcttaaccactggaccaccagggaagtccctgtgctggTGTTTTTGTACTTTCTCGTGAGGCTTGTCTAAAACCAACACGCTCTGCCTCTCCAGCTATTTATTCTCTGGCTCTAAATTTCCAGGTAACAATACCAAACTTTCCAGTGGTGGGTTGGAGGGTAGATCAGACAGCGGGTGGGGCATTAAACAAAGGTCAGAGTCCAGGGCTAGTGAAGTTTATCTTTACCTGTATTATTTACATGGCAAAGGTTCAGGTAGTAAATTAACACGAAATTACAAAGACCTTAGGAAAAAGGCAGGATGCCAAGGATATTTCTTCCCCCCCTCTGTCCATGCCCTAAAAATCATAAAACAACCaggctttttcttgtttctctggtTTATCAATGGAGATGTAAAGTGAAACTGGGATTTCTGAAACAGTTTGCTTCTTCATGTTCACTCAAGCAGAACTTGGGAGGAAGAGTGACAGAAAAGTGCTGATTTGGAAAACAAGGAGTAGTCTTGGTTGAGTTGCTTTCTTTcgcctctcttctccctctctttcatcctattctccttttcttccttcccctcccctcccttccttccgcTCCCCGTTTCCCGTGTCCCCACCGTTTCCTTTCTCCCTTATCAtcactcttccttccctctttctttcctctcttttgtcCTTCCACACTCTCTTTTCTCCCCAAGACAATTGTTTTGGGAGCTGCGAGGAAGGTGGGACCTGGGGAGACTGTATGGGCTCCCTGGTGAGACAGATAGAGGAAAAGAGATCTTAAATGTGACGAAGACCATGGAGGGAAAGGAAATTGGGGGAGCCCCTGGACCACAGAGGAATGaggttggggtgggaggaggcatGGGAGGACGTTCAAAGCCTGGGTCCAACGAGGAACTGTGGGCCCCATGGTGGAGCAGCCCCCTCTGACAGGGACAGGGTAAAGGGACAAATTAggtaattaaatagttaatcccactaggggattgtaagtaaacaaaaagtatgggagacccctggaagttaatgatcactcaagaaagaaggtttgcttagcaacaaaaccgTGCAACAGAAGCGTGAGACATGcccccaaacaataaaacaatggtggcatgagacccacatcctgcccagtgagctcagtaagttaatgatcCCTAGGACATGTTCTCTGCACACATAAAAACACAATAATTTatggaaaggtgacatttcaaagtgaaagacccTCATTGTACTGAGACCTGAAATAGTTTTTCATAGCGCCACGACACTCTTGGcttgaccatgtagggacaagaaaactcccttGCCCAACCTGGAGAAGGAGCTGATGATGGAAGTGTGATGTCTATTCAGGAATGAGGAAGAGGGGGggtcttttccccctccccacttttcctttgattataaagcTGTAGCCCCCTAAGTTCTTGGGGTGGTACCCTCTCACCCTCACAAGCATCCTATTGTAATAAGTCATTTCTTATCTGTtactttgcctctcactgaattctttctgtgctgagacataaaggACCGGAGCTCCTTGGAGCCCCCCGCAGCACCACCTAGCCGTTTCACCTCTGTGTCCTGCCTGCTGGATGACAAGACAGGGCACCAGTGTGCTAGGACTTCATTTCCTCATTGTTGGGGAAGAAAAGGATTCCTTTCCTCCATTCTGGGTTCTTTGGCTGGTTCAGTAATTAAATCGACAGACAACaaattaataggagaaaaacaaattgaatTACGTGCATACCGGAGCGCCACAAAGACAGGAGATGCAAAGGCAGTTGGGCGATGGAGGCTTACCTGCCATCCTGAGCTGAGGAAAGGGTTAGGGGCCTGGGGCTCCGGAGGGGAGGAGGGCCATTCACAGGAAGATGAGGAGAGCAGGTGGTTGGCAACCAGATGTTTGCCCTGCCATGCAGGTGAGTCTTTCAGATTAGAAAAAAAGTTATCTCTGGTAATAGCTGTCTTTTTGGTACaggcttcctttttaaaatcttttaggcagttaagggagaggaaggacttccctggcagtccagtggttaagactccatgctcccaaagcaGGAGGCATTGGTTCAgtccgtggttggggaactaagatcctgcatgccgcatagtgtggccaaaaaaaaaaagaggagaggttAAAAGCTTCCCCTAAGtctgctgggtcttcattgccttcacctcaaaataatccacacgccaaagtggcacattttggggtggcatattccgCTTCCCTTCATCGAATACCTGGCCAGGACTGGTTCCCATAAGGGCACTGGGAGTGCAGATCTGTGTGACAGCTGGTGTCCTTCTGGGGGTTAAGCATCTCAGTTTTCCCTGAACTCTAGGGGTCTAATGAAGGTTTGTTAAGAAGCCTGGGAGGGGATGCTGAGCCAGAGACCCTGGCTTAAGCCCCTACAGTACCCCTGCTGGGCCCACGATGGTTCGCTGGTGTCAGGAGGAGGAGTGGGCAGCCCCCCAGGGCACACCTGCACTGGCTGAGTGAGGGGCAGCGGCAGGGAGGTAATCCTCCATCAGTAGACACCTGTACTCAGGCCGCCCTTCAGCCATCCTATTCCATCCCTCCTCTACCCATCCACTGAGGGGCACATGGTTGAAGACCCGGGAGCAACAACTGAAAGGACATCTGTGTGAAGCGCGGGCACCAGCCAGCTCTGCTTGGCATCCAGGAGCGGCAGACAAGCTCGCCTGAGCAGGGTCTGCACGTCTGCATCCTTAGCCCAGCACAATGTGGGCAAAAGGTAGCCTCAACCTGCAACCTCAAAGAGGGCGTCTGCACCTGCTGCCGTGGCCATGGCCATGGGCTCGAGGTGACTTTGTGAGGCTCTGTCAACATCTGAGAGTCTGGTGGGGCAGAGAAGAAACAACAGCTGACCTGTGCTATAAGGACGGGGTGATCTTGAAGCCACTCAACGTGGTCCTCCTTTAAAATCTGCCTGGCCAGATGAAGTTAGAGCTTGGGCCTGAGTCTCCCCAGATCCAGCCCTCCGGTAGAATGGTGCTGGCCAAGAGTGGCCAGAAGTGGCCAGGGACTCTGAGAATGGAATGGGACCGTACCTCCCCTAGGATATCGTGAATGTACCAACCTCGACCGACAAGGCACCCTTTACCTGCCAGGCCCCTCAAAGTCAGAGTGGATGAAAGGTCAGTAATCACAGGAGGCATCCTTATTTCTCAGCCAAGGCTCAGAGTGAGCACCCTTTACAGACTGTCAAATACAATGCCAGCTGTGTCCATGGGGCTGGACCTGAGGGCCGGTGCTCACCATGGACTCCCCGCTCCTGTACCTATACGTCTCATTCTGTGCACTTTCTCAGCCCCTTA
Encoded proteins:
- the C6H2orf72 gene encoding uncharacterized protein C2orf72 homolog isoform X1 produces the protein MERELEALAARPARAAEPPLQALVEAAGGCGQVLLVGELWEREQSRALLWDFARAVFPPQQAAGKPGGEAAEGAGTGAPGAQKVPATRARAIRSPLVFVLCRASSLAAREPRRHLREMLRDVRSRRRPGAALVGVLVAEAEPEDAVAPELRLLEALLRTVFGRQAGGPVQAAAYCPGHPASNFTVQAAACRALQAAGRLRPAEGAWERPGLPGLLACFSWGPWSRGKDPDATSPSDPAQGNFQDPEEELALTVVYPNGDCEDPRKGSVACDRVASTPTEPAGDLR
- the C6H2orf72 gene encoding uncharacterized protein C2orf72 homolog isoform X2, which gives rise to MERELEALAARPARAAEPPLQALVEAAGGCGQVLLVGELWEREQSRALLWDFARAVFPPQQAAGKPGGEAAEGAGTGAPGAQKVPATRARAIRSPLVFVLCRASSLAAREPRRHLREMLRDVRSRRRPGAALVGVLVAEAEPEDAVAPELRLLEALLRTVFGRQAGGPVQAAAYCPGHPASNFTVQAAACRALQAAGRLRPEGAWERPGLPGLLACFSWGPWSRGKDPDATSPSDPAQGNFQDPEEELALTVVYPNGDCEDPRKGSVACDRVASTPTEPAGDLR